The proteins below are encoded in one region of Metabacillus dongyingensis:
- the sigB gene encoding RNA polymerase sigma factor SigB gives MTQPSKTTKRTKEEINELIFDFQHNQNEDAQLFLVEYYSGLVETLAKKYSRGKSFHEDLKQVGMIGLLGAIRRYDPEFGKTFEAFAIPTVIGEIKRFLRDKTWSVHVPRRIKELGPKIKMAVDELTNSLQRSPLVHEIADYLEVTEEEVLETMEMGKSYQALSVDHSIEADSDGSTVTILDIVGSKEEGYEQVNQKLMLESVLHVLSDREKEIIHHTYILNKSQKEAGEILGISQMHVSRLQRRAITKLKEALSADLSMGQH, from the coding sequence ATGACACAACCATCCAAAACTACGAAGCGAACTAAAGAAGAAATAAATGAATTGATTTTCGATTTTCAGCACAACCAAAATGAAGATGCTCAGCTTTTTCTTGTCGAATATTACAGCGGACTAGTTGAAACACTGGCTAAGAAATATTCAAGAGGCAAAAGCTTTCATGAAGACTTAAAGCAGGTGGGCATGATTGGTTTGCTTGGGGCAATCCGCCGCTATGATCCTGAATTCGGAAAAACGTTTGAAGCATTTGCCATTCCGACTGTCATCGGTGAGATCAAGCGATTCCTGCGCGATAAAACATGGAGTGTTCATGTTCCCAGAAGAATTAAAGAGCTTGGGCCTAAAATAAAAATGGCTGTAGACGAATTAACAAATTCCCTTCAGCGCTCACCGCTTGTTCACGAAATAGCAGATTACCTTGAGGTGACAGAGGAAGAAGTGCTTGAGACGATGGAGATGGGTAAAAGCTATCAGGCTTTATCAGTCGATCATTCGATTGAGGCTGATTCCGACGGCAGTACAGTGACAATTCTTGATATCGTAGGATCAAAAGAAGAAGGATATGAGCAAGTGAATCAAAAGCTTATGCTTGAGAGTGTTCTTCACGTTCTGTCTGACCGAGAAAAAGAGATCATTCATCACACATATATATTAAATAAGAGTCAAAAGGAAGCGGGAGAAATTCTTGGGATTTCTCAAATGCATGTATCCAGACTTCAAAGAAGAGCGATAACGAAGTTAAAAGAAGCACTTTCGGCTGACTTATCAATGGGGCAGCATTAA
- a CDS encoding PP2C family serine/threonine-protein phosphatase, with protein sequence MIQIEENNRVYAYAYQMQKEGKTLCGDSFLIKATEDYFICAVADGLGSGERAYESSSAIKEVIEEFHAEDIGLLIEKSNEVLKNKRGATVAIFKAYFKQNQLTFSSVGNIRFVLYSPSGTFVYPLPVLGYMSGKPQKFRVQSFPYDTGAKFIIHSDGLNIPAVKSLLKDNRTIEDISNQLEPYTKSRQDDLTYVVGQLF encoded by the coding sequence ATGATTCAAATTGAAGAAAACAATCGTGTCTATGCATATGCGTATCAAATGCAAAAAGAAGGTAAAACTTTATGCGGGGACAGTTTCTTAATTAAAGCAACTGAAGACTATTTTATATGTGCTGTTGCAGATGGTCTTGGCAGCGGTGAACGAGCTTATGAATCATCTTCTGCGATTAAAGAAGTCATTGAGGAATTTCATGCAGAGGACATTGGACTGCTGATCGAGAAATCAAATGAGGTATTAAAAAATAAACGCGGAGCAACGGTTGCTATTTTTAAAGCGTATTTTAAACAGAATCAGTTAACATTCAGTTCTGTTGGAAATATCCGATTTGTTCTCTATTCTCCTTCAGGCACGTTTGTCTATCCTCTTCCTGTTCTGGGCTATATGTCAGGTAAACCTCAGAAATTTCGTGTTCAATCCTTTCCATACGATACTGGAGCAAAATTCATCATCCATTCAGATGGACTGAACATTCCTGCTGTAAAATCATTGCTTAAGGATAACCGGACAATTGAAGATATTTCAAATCAGCTTGAGCCTTATACTAAGTCAAGGCAGGATGATTTAACCTACGTAGTCGGTCAGCTATTCTAG
- a CDS encoding Tex family protein, translating to MAEKTERIMKTISADLSITYKQVSNVIALLEDGNTVPFIARYRKEQTGALDEVQIRDISEKWQYTQNLESRKEEVIRLIEEQGKLTEELKKEIEKALKLQKVEDLYRPYKQKRRTKATVAKERGLEPLAEWIKGQPSNGPLKEKALEFINEEQEVMTAEDAIEGAKDILAEWISDEPSYRQWIREQTFRKGKIITSSKDEEKDEKKVYEMYYEYEEPIQKVVPHRVLAMNRGEKEGILKVSIQAPADQITAHIQRNELKNQHTVVKDVYIEAIEDAYKRLIQPSIEREIRKELMEKADDRAIHIFSENLRNLLLQPPLKGRVVLGIDPAFRTGCKLAAVDETGKVLEIGVIYPHPPVNKAKEAKQKLIDVIRKNNIELIAIGNGTASRETEQFVADLIDELKSDLAYIIVNEAGASVYSASDLAREEFPEFQVEERSAVSIARRLQDPLAELVKIDPKSVGVGQYQHDVTQKKLNDSLTFVVETVVNQVGVNVNTASSSLLQYVAGLSKAVAVNIVKQRDEIGKFQDRKQLKKIPRLGAKTFEQCIGFLRIPDGKHPLDSTGIHPESYKEVEELLKMLGLTLNDVGTEQLREKIADIHIKETAEAIDLGELTLKDICDSLVRPGRDPRDEIAKPLLKKGVLKLEDLQTGMELQGTVRNVVDFGAFVDIGVKQDGLVHISKLRNSFVKHPLDVVSVGDVVTVWVDSVDAHKGRVALTMINS from the coding sequence ATGGCAGAGAAAACAGAGCGCATAATGAAAACAATCAGTGCGGATTTATCCATTACATATAAACAGGTATCAAATGTTATAGCTTTATTAGAAGATGGCAACACAGTTCCCTTCATTGCCAGATACAGAAAAGAACAGACAGGTGCATTAGATGAGGTGCAAATCCGTGATATCTCGGAAAAGTGGCAATATACGCAAAACCTGGAATCAAGAAAAGAAGAAGTCATCCGATTAATTGAAGAACAGGGAAAGCTTACAGAAGAGCTTAAAAAAGAAATAGAAAAAGCATTAAAACTTCAAAAGGTAGAAGACCTCTATCGTCCATATAAACAAAAACGAAGAACCAAAGCAACGGTTGCCAAAGAAAGAGGATTAGAACCACTTGCAGAGTGGATAAAGGGACAGCCCTCTAATGGGCCGCTCAAGGAAAAAGCGCTCGAGTTTATAAACGAAGAACAGGAGGTTATGACTGCAGAAGATGCAATCGAAGGGGCAAAGGACATTTTAGCTGAGTGGATTTCAGATGAGCCTTCCTATCGTCAGTGGATTCGTGAGCAAACCTTCCGAAAAGGAAAAATCATCACATCTTCAAAGGATGAGGAAAAAGATGAGAAGAAAGTGTATGAAATGTACTATGAGTACGAAGAGCCGATTCAAAAGGTTGTCCCGCATCGGGTCCTTGCTATGAATCGCGGGGAAAAGGAAGGAATCCTGAAAGTATCCATTCAGGCGCCTGCAGACCAGATCACTGCCCATATTCAAAGAAATGAACTGAAAAATCAGCACACAGTGGTAAAGGATGTATATATAGAAGCAATTGAGGATGCCTATAAACGATTAATTCAGCCATCAATTGAACGTGAAATCAGAAAAGAATTAATGGAGAAAGCGGATGATCGTGCCATTCATATTTTCTCTGAAAATCTGCGTAACCTTCTGCTTCAGCCGCCATTGAAAGGCCGTGTCGTATTAGGGATAGACCCTGCGTTCCGGACAGGATGTAAGCTTGCAGCTGTCGATGAGACCGGAAAAGTTCTTGAAATAGGCGTCATCTACCCTCATCCTCCGGTCAATAAAGCTAAAGAAGCAAAACAAAAATTAATCGATGTGATCAGAAAAAATAACATCGAGCTGATTGCGATTGGGAACGGAACGGCTTCAAGAGAGACAGAACAATTTGTTGCAGATCTCATTGATGAACTAAAGTCAGATCTTGCCTACATCATCGTAAATGAAGCGGGGGCAAGTGTTTATTCTGCATCTGACCTTGCCCGAGAAGAATTTCCTGAGTTCCAAGTGGAAGAGCGAAGTGCAGTTTCCATCGCAAGAAGATTGCAGGATCCGCTTGCAGAGCTAGTTAAAATTGATCCTAAATCAGTAGGGGTAGGACAATACCAGCATGACGTCACACAGAAGAAGTTAAATGATTCCCTGACATTCGTTGTTGAAACAGTTGTTAACCAGGTAGGGGTGAATGTCAACACAGCATCATCTTCACTATTACAATATGTAGCGGGCTTGAGCAAAGCAGTTGCGGTCAACATTGTGAAGCAGCGGGATGAAATCGGAAAGTTTCAGGACAGGAAGCAATTAAAGAAAATACCTAGACTTGGGGCAAAAACGTTTGAACAATGCATAGGTTTCTTGAGAATACCTGACGGAAAACATCCGCTTGACTCAACTGGCATTCATCCAGAGAGCTACAAAGAGGTTGAAGAGCTCCTTAAAATGCTCGGACTAACCCTGAATGATGTCGGAACGGAGCAGCTAAGAGAAAAAATAGCGGATATTCATATTAAGGAAACAGCAGAAGCTATCGATCTTGGTGAGCTTACCCTGAAAGATATTTGCGATTCTCTAGTTAGACCCGGACGCGACCCTCGTGATGAAATCGCTAAGCCGCTGCTTAAAAAGGGTGTCTTGAAACTAGAGGACCTTCAAACAGGTATGGAACTTCAGGGCACAGTGCGCAATGTTGTGGATTTTGGCGCGTTTGTTGACATCGGCGTAAAACAGGACGGGCTCGTTCATATTTCAAAGCTTAGAAACTCTTTTGTCAAACATCCTCTCGATGTCGTTTCTGTAGGTGACGTTGTTACGGTTTGGGTAGACTCTGTAGATGCACATAAAGGCCGTGTTGCCTTGACGATGATAAACAGTTAA
- the cmpA gene encoding cortex morphogenetic protein CmpA, translating to MPSWLKNQMQRAFYEKDRYQIKMLNQCWYFYRKKHCS from the coding sequence ATGCCTTCATGGTTAAAAAACCAAATGCAGCGTGCGTTTTATGAAAAGGATCGGTATCAAATAAAAATGCTGAATCAATGCTGGTATTTCTATAGAAAAAAACACTGCTCATAA
- a CDS encoding SprT family protein codes for MNETELQELTESISKTYFHKKFLHKAFFNSRLRTTGGRYLLKSHNIEINPKYLAQGLEEVIGIIKHELCHYHLHIEGRGYKHRDPEFRELLSKVGAPRFCKPLQTAARIKKTLEYQCTACMFIYKRHRRMDTSKYVCGKCGGKIKLVS; via the coding sequence ATGAATGAAACGGAGCTTCAGGAACTGACAGAATCTATTTCAAAAACTTACTTTCACAAAAAGTTTTTACATAAAGCTTTCTTTAACAGCCGGCTGCGGACAACAGGCGGCAGATACCTTTTAAAAAGTCATAACATTGAGATTAACCCTAAATATTTAGCTCAGGGATTAGAAGAAGTAATTGGCATAATCAAACATGAACTTTGCCACTATCATCTTCATATAGAAGGCAGAGGGTACAAACACCGTGATCCTGAATTTAGGGAGCTGCTTTCTAAAGTGGGTGCTCCAAGATTCTGTAAACCTCTGCAGACGGCTGCCAGAATCAAGAAGACATTAGAGTATCAGTGTACAGCCTGCATGTTCATTTACAAACGCCACCGAAGAATGGATACTTCCAAGTATGTATGCGGAAAGTGCGGCGGGAAAATAAAACTTGTTTCATGA
- the thiL gene encoding thiamine-phosphate kinase, which translates to MTIKDEFQFIDKIKQTKNRQPQLVEGIGDDAALYKAKPDYLEIVCADTMAEGVHFLKDVSSPVDIGYKALAVNISDVAAMGGVPKYYLVTIAVPKNWSEEELVEIYAGMDEIASFYSMDLIGGDTVSTSDKLVITVTVIGEVQRDKQRLRKDARPGDSVFVTGTIGDSAAGLQILLGNLSVDEDNASAFLVNRHKRPMPQVKAAQLMSFAERISLNDISDGLASELNELCEASCVKMIIEKDRVPLSDSLRSLNFEQLDEWILYGGEDFELVGTVPPSAFDLLQKKCTDEGISLTKIGHVEAGPSEVLLIHNGKQTKLKKSGFNHFK; encoded by the coding sequence ATGACCATTAAAGATGAATTTCAATTTATAGATAAAATTAAGCAGACAAAGAATCGCCAGCCCCAATTGGTAGAAGGCATAGGAGATGATGCTGCCCTCTATAAAGCAAAACCCGATTATTTGGAAATTGTTTGCGCAGATACAATGGCTGAAGGTGTTCATTTTCTGAAGGATGTCTCTTCCCCGGTGGATATTGGCTATAAGGCTTTGGCTGTGAATATTAGTGACGTAGCTGCTATGGGCGGTGTTCCTAAGTACTATCTCGTTACTATTGCAGTGCCAAAAAACTGGTCTGAAGAAGAATTAGTGGAGATCTATGCAGGGATGGATGAGATTGCTTCTTTTTACAGCATGGATCTTATCGGAGGGGATACGGTTTCAACCTCAGATAAACTTGTTATTACCGTTACGGTCATTGGAGAAGTTCAGCGAGATAAACAGCGGTTAAGGAAGGATGCGCGTCCAGGTGATTCCGTTTTTGTAACAGGAACAATTGGAGACTCAGCTGCAGGGCTGCAGATTCTGCTTGGAAACCTCTCAGTTGATGAAGACAATGCTTCTGCATTTCTTGTGAATCGCCATAAGCGTCCCATGCCTCAAGTTAAAGCAGCGCAGCTCATGTCTTTTGCTGAGCGCATTTCATTGAACGATATCAGTGATGGTCTTGCAAGTGAACTAAATGAATTATGCGAAGCAAGCTGTGTTAAAATGATCATAGAAAAAGACCGTGTTCCGCTCAGTGACTCCCTTCGTTCTTTAAATTTTGAGCAGCTCGATGAGTGGATTTTATATGGGGGAGAAGATTTTGAACTAGTAGGCACGGTTCCCCCCTCAGCATTTGACCTTCTTCAAAAGAAGTGCACCGATGAAGGGATTTCTCTAACGAAGATTGGGCATGTAGAAGCAGGTCCATCTGAGGTGCTGCTTATCCATAATGGAAAGCAAACAAAGCTCAAAAAATCTGGATTTAATCATTTTAAGTAA
- the tsaE gene encoding tRNA (adenosine(37)-N6)-threonylcarbamoyltransferase complex ATPase subunit type 1 TsaE — MTKHTVKTNSPDETTKLAVRLGELVKPGDVITLEGDLGAGKTAFTKGLAKGMGIRKNVNSPTFTIMKEYRDGRLPLYHMDVYRMDDSDEDLGFDEFFEGEGVTVVEWAHLIQEQLPPDRLGIRILRVEDESREIIFEPIGDHYLGICKELIDESNSD; from the coding sequence ATGACGAAGCATACAGTGAAAACAAATAGCCCTGATGAAACAACGAAACTTGCTGTCAGGCTTGGTGAACTTGTGAAGCCTGGAGATGTCATTACATTAGAAGGCGATTTGGGAGCCGGGAAAACTGCGTTTACGAAGGGTTTAGCCAAAGGAATGGGGATTCGGAAAAACGTAAACAGTCCGACATTTACGATTATGAAGGAGTACCGGGACGGGAGACTGCCACTTTATCATATGGACGTATACAGGATGGATGACAGTGATGAGGACTTAGGTTTTGATGAGTTTTTTGAAGGAGAGGGTGTCACTGTTGTTGAATGGGCACATCTTATTCAGGAGCAGCTTCCTCCCGATCGTCTTGGTATTCGTATCCTTCGTGTGGAAGATGAATCCCGTGAAATTATCTTTGAACCTATCGGGGATCACTATTTAGGTATATGTAAGGAGCTTATAGATGAAAGCAATAGCGATTGA
- the tsaB gene encoding tRNA (adenosine(37)-N6)-threonylcarbamoyltransferase complex dimerization subunit type 1 TsaB, with translation MKAIAIDTSNLTLGVAIVDDIKVIGEYITNIKQNHSVRAMPAVEWLMQECGIRPEELDRVIVACGPGSYTGLRIGVSIAKTLAWTLNIPLASVSSLEVLAAGGSYFNGYICPIFDARRGQVYTGLYEYADGELINRRNDQNLLLSDWLSELKKEKKQILFIGNDVSLHQELIVEVLGDQAVIASMTEHNPRPAMLGKIGLMKEPEDVHTFVPNYIRLAEAEVKWLEQQK, from the coding sequence ATGAAAGCAATAGCGATTGATACGTCCAATTTGACGCTTGGTGTTGCCATAGTGGATGACATCAAAGTGATTGGAGAATATATAACAAACATTAAGCAGAATCATTCGGTCCGGGCGATGCCGGCTGTTGAATGGCTTATGCAGGAATGCGGGATCAGGCCTGAAGAGCTGGATCGTGTCATTGTTGCTTGCGGGCCTGGATCTTATACCGGCCTCCGAATTGGTGTCAGCATAGCTAAAACGCTTGCATGGACGTTGAATATACCGCTTGCCAGTGTTTCAAGTCTTGAGGTCCTTGCAGCTGGCGGAAGCTATTTTAATGGCTATATCTGCCCAATTTTTGATGCACGGCGCGGTCAGGTGTATACAGGGTTGTATGAGTATGCAGATGGGGAGCTTATTAATAGAAGAAACGATCAAAATCTCCTGCTGTCTGATTGGCTTTCAGAATTAAAAAAGGAAAAGAAGCAAATTCTTTTCATCGGGAATGATGTTAGCTTGCATCAGGAGTTAATCGTTGAAGTCCTGGGGGATCAGGCTGTGATTGCAAGTATGACCGAGCATAATCCAAGACCGGCAATGCTTGGTAAAATCGGTCTGATGAAAGAGCCTGAGGATGTACATACTTTCGTGCCGAACTATATCCGTTTAGCAGAGGCAGAAGTAAAGTGGCTCGAACAACAGAAGTAA
- the rimI gene encoding ribosomal protein S18-alanine N-acetyltransferase: MKQEQDTIKIRLMNVDDIDDVYEIETQSFATPWLKESFHNELTQNHFAKYLVVEFDQKIIGYCGLWIIMDEAQVTNIAVLPGFRGNKIGETLLKQAIGMAKEYGAGKISLEVRVSNHVAQSLYTKLGFQPGGIRKRYYTDNGEDALVMWVNLK, encoded by the coding sequence TTGAAGCAGGAACAGGATACAATCAAGATTCGGCTTATGAATGTAGATGATATTGATGATGTTTATGAAATAGAAACGCAATCCTTTGCAACACCTTGGCTGAAGGAATCCTTTCACAATGAATTAACTCAAAATCATTTTGCTAAATATCTTGTTGTAGAATTTGATCAAAAGATTATCGGGTATTGCGGACTTTGGATCATTATGGATGAGGCCCAAGTAACGAATATCGCCGTTTTGCCTGGTTTCAGAGGGAATAAGATTGGTGAGACTTTGCTGAAACAGGCAATCGGAATGGCAAAGGAGTATGGTGCAGGAAAAATTTCTCTTGAAGTAAGAGTCTCAAATCATGTAGCGCAATCTTTGTACACCAAGCTCGGTTTTCAGCCCGGCGGGATTAGAAAACGGTATTATACAGATAACGGGGAAGATGCTTTAGTAATGTGGGTGAATCTAAAATGA
- the tsaD gene encoding tRNA (adenosine(37)-N6)-threonylcarbamoyltransferase complex transferase subunit TsaD: MTEKDQYILGIETSCDETAVSIVKNGREIISNVVASQIESHKRFGGVVPEIASRHHVEQLTLVLEEAMEQAEMTFKDLDAIAVTEGPGLVGALLIGVNAAKALAFAHQLPLIGVHHIAGHIYANQLISELQFPLLSLVVSGGHTELVYMKEHGLFEVIGETLDDAAGEAYDKVARTLHLPYPGGPHIDRMAAEGSPVINLPRAWLEPDSYNFSFSGLKSAVINTLHNAEQRGEVIDPHDLAASFQASVIDVLVTKTASAAEKYQVKQVLLAGGVAANRGLRAALEEKFKEFKDVELLIPPLSLCTDNAAMIAAAGSVLYKKGHRGNLRMNANPGLELPS; this comes from the coding sequence ATGACAGAAAAAGATCAATATATATTAGGAATAGAGACAAGCTGTGATGAAACGGCCGTATCTATTGTAAAAAACGGGCGGGAAATCATTTCGAATGTTGTCGCTTCTCAAATTGAAAGCCATAAACGTTTTGGCGGTGTTGTACCTGAGATCGCATCGAGACATCATGTTGAACAGCTTACACTTGTGCTTGAAGAAGCGATGGAACAGGCGGAAATGACATTTAAAGACCTGGATGCCATCGCCGTTACTGAGGGACCGGGTCTTGTTGGAGCACTTTTAATTGGAGTCAATGCAGCAAAAGCACTTGCATTTGCCCATCAGCTTCCATTAATAGGCGTTCACCATATTGCAGGGCATATCTACGCAAATCAGCTGATCTCCGAATTGCAGTTTCCTTTGCTGTCGCTTGTGGTATCCGGTGGACATACTGAACTAGTTTATATGAAAGAACATGGATTGTTTGAAGTAATAGGAGAAACGCTTGATGATGCTGCAGGAGAAGCGTATGACAAAGTGGCAAGAACTCTCCATCTGCCTTATCCGGGAGGTCCTCATATAGACCGGATGGCAGCGGAAGGATCTCCAGTCATCAATTTACCTAGAGCCTGGCTAGAGCCTGATTCTTACAACTTTAGCTTCAGCGGTTTAAAATCAGCTGTCATCAATACTCTTCATAATGCAGAGCAGCGAGGTGAAGTGATTGATCCTCATGATTTAGCCGCAAGCTTTCAGGCAAGCGTCATCGATGTTCTTGTCACTAAAACAGCATCTGCAGCTGAGAAATACCAAGTAAAGCAGGTTCTTCTTGCTGGAGGGGTAGCAGCAAATCGCGGTTTAAGAGCAGCTTTAGAAGAAAAGTTTAAAGAATTTAAGGACGTAGAATTACTGATTCCTCCATTATCTCTATGTACAGACAATGCTGCTATGATTGCTGCAGCAGGAAGTGTACTTTATAAAAAGGGCCATAGAGGCAATTTGAGAATGAATGCAAATCCTGGACTGGAATTACCGAGTTAA
- a CDS encoding ABC-F family ATP-binding cassette domain-containing protein codes for MILLQINQLTKYFAADLILSNIKLEVQTRDKIALVGRNGAGKSTLLKIIAGQLSYESGEIIKPKDVTIGYLAQDTGLESNLSIWDEMVSVFQFLKDMEQSMRDLEQKMANTDPAKREFEQYLKEYDRLQIEFKEKGGYQYEADIRSVLHGLGFADFDVSSPIQRLSGGQKTRLALGKLLLTSPDLLVLDEPTNHLDIETLSWLEQYLQGYSGAILIVSHDRYFLDKVVNQVYEISRSTSIKYIGNYSRYLEQSAENFERELKLYEKQQDEVAKLKDFIQKNMARASTTKRAQSRRKKLDRMELMDRPQGDEKSAHFRFDIERQSGNDVLKAKDIAVSYNGSDPIISNVSFSISRGDSIALVGPNGVGKSTLLKTIIDKMAPLKGSFEIGSGVKIGYYDQEQANLTSNKRVLDELWNEYPMLNEKEIRTVLGNFLFSGDDVLKNVSTLSGGQKARLALAKLMLQKANLLILDEPTNHLDLDSKEVLENALIDYPGTILFVSHDRYFINRIATKVYELSASGVNEYLGDYDYYQSKKAEQLELAALDAVPDLKPKENQNKLSYEQDKEAKKLARQKQRRLQEVEERISFVEQQIEKNEELLCDPEIYQNHTKVQEINTENDGYHEELENLMNEWEQLQED; via the coding sequence ATGATTTTGCTACAAATAAACCAGCTGACGAAATATTTTGCAGCTGATCTTATATTATCGAATATCAAACTTGAAGTTCAAACACGGGATAAAATTGCCCTTGTCGGACGGAACGGGGCCGGTAAATCAACCCTGCTCAAAATTATTGCGGGTCAGCTTTCTTACGAATCCGGAGAGATTATCAAGCCAAAAGATGTGACGATTGGGTACCTTGCGCAGGATACAGGTCTCGAATCTAATCTATCTATTTGGGATGAAATGGTTTCTGTGTTTCAATTTTTAAAAGATATGGAGCAATCCATGCGTGATCTTGAACAAAAAATGGCCAATACAGATCCCGCAAAGCGGGAATTTGAACAATATTTAAAAGAATACGACCGTCTGCAAATTGAGTTTAAAGAAAAAGGCGGCTATCAATATGAGGCAGATATTCGTTCTGTTCTTCATGGTCTGGGATTCGCGGATTTCGATGTCTCTTCTCCTATCCAGCGTTTGAGCGGAGGCCAGAAAACGCGCCTTGCCCTTGGAAAGCTGCTTTTGACGAGTCCTGACTTATTAGTTCTGGATGAGCCGACAAACCACCTGGATATTGAAACGCTGTCCTGGCTTGAGCAATATCTTCAAGGCTACAGCGGAGCGATTTTAATCGTTTCCCATGACCGCTATTTTCTTGATAAAGTAGTGAACCAGGTCTACGAAATCTCCAGGAGTACAAGCATCAAATACATCGGCAACTACAGCCGCTACCTTGAGCAAAGCGCTGAAAACTTTGAGCGCGAATTAAAGCTGTACGAAAAACAGCAGGATGAAGTGGCCAAATTAAAAGATTTCATTCAGAAAAATATGGCCAGAGCGTCAACTACAAAACGCGCTCAAAGCCGGAGAAAAAAACTGGACCGCATGGAATTGATGGACAGGCCGCAGGGCGACGAGAAATCAGCTCATTTCCGCTTTGATATTGAAAGGCAAAGCGGCAACGATGTACTGAAAGCGAAGGATATTGCTGTTTCCTATAATGGCTCTGACCCAATCATTTCAAACGTTTCTTTTTCCATATCAAGAGGTGACAGCATTGCTCTTGTCGGACCAAATGGAGTCGGCAAATCGACGCTTCTAAAAACAATCATTGATAAGATGGCTCCATTAAAAGGATCATTCGAAATAGGTTCAGGCGTGAAGATTGGATACTACGATCAGGAGCAGGCGAATTTAACTTCGAATAAACGTGTGCTTGATGAATTGTGGAATGAATACCCGATGCTGAATGAAAAAGAAATCCGGACTGTGCTCGGCAATTTCCTTTTTTCTGGTGATGATGTTTTAAAGAATGTTTCTACTTTAAGCGGCGGGCAAAAGGCAAGATTGGCTCTTGCTAAGCTAATGCTTCAAAAGGCAAATCTGCTTATCCTTGATGAGCCGACAAACCATCTAGATCTGGACAGCAAAGAAGTGCTGGAAAATGCCCTGATTGATTACCCTGGCACAATACTATTTGTATCCCACGATAGATACTTCATTAATCGCATTGCTACAAAAGTATACGAACTTTCAGCAAGCGGCGTTAATGAATACCTGGGGGACTATGATTACTATCAATCTAAAAAGGCAGAACAGCTGGAGCTTGCAGCTCTTGATGCAGTCCCTGATCTAAAGCCGAAAGAAAATCAAAATAAGCTATCCTATGAACAAGATAAAGAAGCGAAAAAATTGGCAAGACAAAAACAAAGAAGACTGCAGGAAGTAGAAGAGCGAATCTCGTTCGTTGAACAGCAGATCGAGAAGAATGAAGAGCTGTTATGTGATCCAGAGATTTATCAAAATCATACAAAGGTACAGGAAATAAACACAGAAAACGACGGTTATCACGAAGAACTCGAAAATCTAATGAATGAATGGGAACAGCTTCAGGAGGATTAA
- the moaC gene encoding cyclic pyranopterin monophosphate synthase MoaC, giving the protein MSNFTHFNQQGRAKMVDISNKHDSVRTAVAVSSVVMKEHVYEQIVNHKLQKGDVLAVAQVAGIMAAKNTWNIIPMCHPIPLKGIDIEFEWKKENGLFHLMIAAAVKTTGSTGVEMEALTSASVCALTVYDMCKALDKGLIIGPAYLSVKTGGKSGDYTRDEPVALNVGDRT; this is encoded by the coding sequence ATGTCAAATTTTACTCATTTTAACCAGCAGGGCAGAGCCAAAATGGTTGATATATCGAACAAACATGATTCTGTGCGCACCGCTGTTGCAGTTTCAAGCGTTGTTATGAAGGAACATGTCTATGAACAAATCGTGAATCACAAGCTTCAAAAAGGGGACGTGCTGGCGGTCGCACAGGTGGCCGGCATTATGGCTGCTAAAAACACATGGAATATTATTCCAATGTGTCATCCGATTCCGCTCAAGGGAATCGATATTGAGTTTGAATGGAAAAAAGAAAACGGCCTTTTCCATCTGATGATAGCTGCAGCTGTGAAAACAACAGGAAGTACAGGTGTGGAAATGGAAGCGCTAACTTCCGCTTCTGTCTGCGCCCTGACCGTATATGATATGTGTAAAGCACTTGATAAAGGGTTAATCATCGGACCTGCCTATCTGTCTGTAAAAACAGGCGGAAAAAGCGGGGATTATACACGAGATGAACCTGTAGCTTTGAATGTGGGGGATAGAACGTGA